A stretch of Antennarius striatus isolate MH-2024 chromosome 6, ASM4005453v1, whole genome shotgun sequence DNA encodes these proteins:
- the ftr86 gene encoding finTRIM family, member 86 encodes MASAWTEEDTFVCSVCLDTLKDPATLPCGHSYCLACIQSHWDKNDSKGEYSCPQCRQIFRPRPSLAKSTLLVEAMEKLKTNSLTYRLFTPAPSSVPIYLEVLPDTGPQQGTMYPELPTVDPRPCPKHNRPMDLFCHEDKVCVCEVCWQQEHEGHQVHKPQEERRERQRELVEMQVDVQRKLQESEKELKEIPHVAGQQKALVQALKQEDTDIFSELVRHVSLTGEQIGELLSTHETSLGSHAEGQIHRLQQEMAQLRWKSEELNRLADMQDDICFLKNFFTLEPLGHTDTSGQSVSQEEAVVASIRLAVKELQESIEEVCKASLTKIATIVNQDTVAPILINNSPPVASASAAATSGQSATQNTVYEMTSDPPPVTPRRLQEVKDSSKSLPTRPARHRASAPPLPSTPLPSSPPPSAPPLNRARPATTVGLVSPQPKTRAELLKFRFEPTMDPNTVYRHVQLSDGGRTATMQAGNLNLPDHPERFSFWRQVLCKEPLAGSPYYWEVEWTGQKITIGVASKDMERKGSDNRSRLGHNALSWTLYWSGTGFSFWHDGQEKLLGSPKARRIGVYLDQHAGILAYYRIANNQADLIHCHQGQLPGPLYPGFRFWSGVGVTVSICQLE; translated from the exons ATGGCCTCTGCCTGGACTGAAGAAGACACCTTTGTCTGCTCGGTGTGCCTGGACACCCTCAAGGACCCAGCCACTCTACCATGTGGCCATTCGTACTGCTTGGCTTGTATTCAGAGCCACTGGGACAAGAATGACAGCAAGGGTGAATACAGCTGCCCCCAGTGCCGGCAGATCTTCAGGCCCCGACCGTCACTGGCCAAGAGCACTCTGCTTGTGGAGGCTATGGAGAAACTGAAAACCAACAGCCTGACGTATCGCTTGTTCACACCTGCTCCGTCGTCAGTTCCCATTTACCTGGAGGTCCTACCGGATACAGGGCCTCAGCAGGGCACCATGTACCCAGAGCTTCCCACAGTGGACCCCAGACCCTGCCCAAAACACAACCGCCCCATGGACCTGTTCTGCCATGAAGacaaggtttgtgtgtgtgaggtgtgttgGCAGCAGGAACATGAGGGGCATCAAGTTCACAAAccacaggaagagaggagagagagacag agggAGCTTGTTGAGATGCAGGTTGATGTACAGAGGAAACTCCAGGAGAGTGAAAAGGAGCTCAAGGAGATCCCACATGTTGCCGGCCAGCAAAAG GCCCTGGTACAGGCTCTGAAGCAAGAGGACACAGACATATTTTCTGAGCTGGTCAGGCATGTGAGTCTAACAGGGGAGCAGATCGGCGAGCTCCTCAGCACCCATGAGACATCCTTAGGAAGCCATGCTGAGGGGCAGATCCATAGGCTGCAGCAGGAGATGGCACAGCTACGCTGGAAGAGTGAAGAGCTGAACAGGCTGGCCGACATGCAGGATGACATCTGCTTCTTGAAG aatttcttcacccTGGAGCCTCTGGGTCATACAGACACATCAGGACAGTCAGTAAGTCAGGAGGAAGCAGTTGTAGCCTCGATCCGTTTGGCTGTGAAAGAACTACAAGAGTCAATAGAGGAGGTCTGCAAAGCCAGCCTGACCAAGATCGCCACCATAG TGAATCAAGACACTGTGGCTCCAATACTAATCAACAATAGTCCACCAGTAGCAAGTGCGTCAGCAGCGGCCACTAGTGGACAGTCTGCCACACAGAACACAG TTTATGAGATGACATCAGACCCTCCACCTGTGACACCCCGGCGACTTCAAG AAGTCAAGGATTCATCTAAATCTCTGCCGACACGTCCTGCTCGTCATCGAG CTTCAGCCCCCCCTCTGCCCTCCACCCCTctgccctcctctcctccaccctctgctcctcctctaaATCGAG CACGTCCTGCAACAACGGTGGGACTTGTTAGCCCGCAACCAAAAACACGAGCAGAATTACTGAAAT TCCGATTCGAACCAACCATGGATCCCAACACGGTGTATCGCCATGTGCAGCTGTCAGATGGAGGACGTACGGCTACAATGCAGGCAGGAAACTTGAACCTACCAGACCACCCTGAACGCTTCAGCTTCTGGAGACAGGTTCTGTGCAAGGAGCCTCTGGCAGGGAGCCCTTACTACTGGGAGGTGGAGTGGACTGGCCAGAAG ATCACTATTGGTGTGGCCTCCAAAGACATGGAACGGAAAGGCTCTGATAACAGAAGTCGTCTGGGCCATAACGCTCTGTCCTGGACCTTGTACTGGTCTGGAACCGGCTTCTCCTTCTGGCATGATGGCCAAGAAAAACTACTGGGTTCACCTAAAGCCCGGCGGATTGGCGTTTATCTGGACCAGCACGCAGGAATTCTGGCATATTACCGCATTGCAAACAACCAGGCAGATCTCATCCATTGCCACCAGGGTCAGCTCCCTGGTCCACTGTACCCAGGGTTCAGGTTCTGGTCAGGGGTAGGAGTGACAGTGTCTATCTGCCAACTAGAATAG
- the nudt8 gene encoding mitochondrial coenzyme A diphosphatase NUDT8 produces the protein MFRGPQILTCSCPLRPLQTLREFHLAAFCENPSVGLQSGHTVRDRRSGAGHKSKRSSSSTETQLSPFGLDCDNQQLRKPSFQTVVPKTALSYRYHYLQVNDSVNRNLSVSGKCTVAETFDAKHTTEFVPRNCKINTPDSLPWRKLCKPSQHSHSWIYKSFLQSSPYYGKMFVRPLSLSVKHSGILNHILSSPEPCSVCLHRTRAIHQVAPADAWRSCLSLANENRCRQSLGPNLKLYESDEGSEALFQREGKNQAKWASVLVSLCSVEGEPAFLFTLRSSKLKGRHRGDVSFAGGKTDPSDSDVVATALREAKEELGVSVTTERVWGILRPLREKSGMMVAPVLANLGPLEKLTLAPNPGEVEEIFTLSLSHLCNPQNRGYTHFRIGSKYGYTTPVFRNGKHRVWGLTAVALDHTLKLILPH, from the exons ATGTTTAGGGGCCCTCAGATCCTCACCTGCTCTTGCCCCTTAAGGCCTTTGCAGACACTAAGGGAGTTCCACCTTGCTGCTTTCTGTGAGAACCCTTCTGTAGGCCTGCAGAGCGGACACACAGTGAGGGACAGGCGTTCCGGAGCGGGACACAAAAGTAAGAGGTCGTCATCGTCCACAGAGACCCAGCTGTCTCCATTTGGGTTGGACTGTGACAATCAGCAGCTGAGAAAGCCGTCATTTCAAACTGTTGTACCCAAAACAGCTCTGTCCTACCGTTATCACTACCTTCAGGTTAATGACTCTGTAAACAgaaatctgtctgtttctggGAAATGCACTGTAGCAGAAACTTTTGATGCAAAACACACAACTGAGTTTGTTCCCCGGAACTGTAAAATCAACACACCTGACTCTCTACCCTGGAGGAAGCTGTGTAAACCTAGCCAACATTCACACAGTTGGATTTATAAGTCCTTCCTTCAGAGTAGTCCATATTATGGAAAGATGTTTGTTAGACCTCTCAGCTTGTCGGTGAAGCACTCAGGGATTTTGAACCACATTCTCAGTAGCCCAGAACCCTGCAGCGTCTGTTTGCACCGAACAAGAGCTATTCATCAGGTCGCCCCAGCAGATGCCTGGAGAAGCTGTCTATCCCTGGCGAATGAAAACAGGTGTAGACAGAGCCTTGGTCCTAACTTGAAGCTCTACGAGTCAGACGAGGGGAGTGAAGCACTGTTTCAGAGGGAGGGAAAGAACCAGGCAAAGTGGGCATCGGTCCTGGTGTCGCTGTGCTCTGTGGAGGGAGAGCCGGCCTTCCTTTTCACTCTACGCTCCAGCAAATTGAAGGGTAGGCACAGAGGAGATGTCAG CTTTGCAGGAGGAAAAACCGATCCGTCAGACAGCGATGTGGTTGCCACGGCGTTGAGAGAAGCAAAGGAGGAGCTGGGTGTTAGCGTGACGACAGAGAGGGTCTGGGGCATCCTCAGGCCTCTCAGAGAGAAG TCTGGGATGATGGTGGCTCCGGTGCTGGCTAACCTCGGGCCTTTAGAGAAGCTGACCTTGGCACCAAACCCTGGAGAG GTAGAGGAGATTTTCACCCTGTCCTTGTCCCACTTGTGTAATCCTCAGAACCGTGGATACACTCACTTTCGCATCGGGAGCAAGTATGGATACACAACCCCGGTGTTTCGTAACGGGAAGCATCGGGTGTGGGGTCTGACAGCTGTCGCCTTAGACCATACTCTGAAACTCATTTTGCCTCATTAG